A genomic stretch from Theobroma cacao cultivar B97-61/B2 chromosome 4, Criollo_cocoa_genome_V2, whole genome shotgun sequence includes:
- the LOC18602091 gene encoding protein rough sheath 2 homolog codes for MKERQRWQPEEDALLKAYVKQYGPKEWNLISQRMGKTLNRDPKSCLERWKNYLKPGIKKGSLTPEEQSLVISLQAKYGNKWKKIASEVPGRTAKRLGKWWEVFKEKQLKQLQKKQGRKEFSPEGNSNIPVVSSSPGQYDHILETFAEKYVQPNNKFLAYSTMNLSPIMPPIISLPDPDPVLSLGSGSSGTATTSSSVVLPLWMNHTTSSLSSSTSSTTPSPSVSLSLSPGEPGLDPDLARFVPGQVGTLVQCCKELEEGRQSWMQHKKEATWRLSRLEQQLESEKARKRREKMEEIEAKIRCLREEETAFLGRIESEYKEQLNVLQRDAETKDAKLMEAWCSKHVKLAKLVEQIGFSTQSLP; via the coding sequence ATGAAAGAGCGTCAACGTTGGCAACCAGAAGAAGACGCACTCCTCAAAGCCTATGTTAAACAATATGGCCCTAAAGAATGGAACCTTATATCCCAACGCATGGGAAAAACTCTCAACCGTGATCCAAAATCTTGCCTGGAACGTTGGAAAAACTATCTCAAACCTGGCATCAAGAAAGGGTCTTTGACCCCTGAAGAGCAATCCCTAGTCATCTCCCTCCAAGCCAAGTACGGAAACAAGTGGAAGAAAATAGCCAGCGAAGTCCCTGGCCGTACGGCCAAACGACTTGGCAAGTGGTGGGaggttttcaaagaaaaacagCTCAAACAATTACAGAAGAAACAAGGCAGGAAAGAATTTTCCCCCGAAGGTAATAGTAATATTCCAGTTGTATCTTCGTCTCCAGGTCAATACGATCACATTCTCGAAACTTTTGCTGAAAAATACGTTCAACCAAATAACAAGTTTCTTGCTTATTCAACCATGAACTTATCTCCCATTATGCCTCCCATCATTTCCCTTCCTGACCCAGACCCGGTTCTCTCACTCGGGTCGGGAAGTTCAGGGACTGCCACGACGTCTTCTTCAGTTGTTTTGCCACTCTGGATGAATCACACAACTTCTTCATTGTCTTCTTCAACTTCATCAACCACCCCATCTCCGTCCGTAAGCTTATCGCTTTCGCCAGGAGAGCCTGGTCTTGACCCAGACTTGGCCCGATTTGTTCCGGGTCAAGTTGGTACCTTGGTGCAATGCTGTAAGGAGTTGGAGGAAGGGAGGCAAAGCTGGATGCAGCATAAGAAGGAAGCAACGTGGAGGCTGAGCAGGTTGGAGCAGCAGCTGGAGTCGGAGAAGGCAaggaaaaggagagaaaaaatgGAGGAGATAGAGGCAAAGATAAGGTGCTTGAGAGAAGAGGAGACGGCGTTTCTTGGGAGGATTGAGAGTGAGTATAAAGAGCAGCTGAATGTTTTGCAAAGAGATGCTGAGACCAAAGATGCTAAGCTAATGGAAGCTTGGTGTAGTAAGCATGTTAAGTTGGCTAAGCTTGTGGAACAGATTGGGTTCAGTACTCAATCTCTCCCTTGA
- the LOC18602092 gene encoding AP2/ERF and B3 domain-containing transcription factor RAV1 translates to MATYSSFPARKFPENSCQSSERRIEAAGPQKQPSSKFKGVVSQPNGRWGAQIYEKHQRVWLGTFNEEEEAAKAYDIAALRFRGQNAFTNFKPSIHTTDEDDFEQFFLVSHSKEEIVDMIRKHTYTNELEHSKYNYACHDTRKGIKGNGFSSLPGFDPFEGAREYLFEKVATPSDVGKLNRIVIPKQHADKYFPLQSGIVSKGVLLNFEDNMGKAWRFRYCYWKSSQSYVLTKGWTRFVKEKKLKAGDAVSFWRSLGPNTKLFIGHKAGNVSNLEEQPNRVVPRENSGVIRLFGVNILETNVAVVSRRSKTKEKSLE, encoded by the coding sequence ATGGCAACATATTCAAGTTTTCCAGCTAGGAAGTTCCCTGAGAATTCATGTCAATCATCCGAAAGACGCATCGAGGCTGCCGGTCCGCAAAAGCAACCTTCTTCAAAGTTCAAGGGAGTTGTCTCCCAGCCTAATGGCAGATGGGGAGCACAAATATACGAGAAGCATCAACGGGTGTGGTTGGGAACATTCAatgaggaagaagaagctgctaagGCTTATGACATCGCTGCATTACGGTTCCGTGGCCAGAATGCTTTTACAAACTTCAAGCCTTCCATACATACTACCGATGAAGATGACTTCGAACaatttttcttggtttctCATTCCAAAGAAGAGATTGTGGATATGATAAGAAAACACACGTATACAAATGAGCTTGAGCATAGCAAGTATAATTATGCATGTCATGACACTAGGAAGGGAATTAAAGGAAACGGGTTTTCGAGTTTACCCGGATTTGACCCGTTCGAGGGTGCTCGCGAATACCTTTTCGAAAAGGTTGCTACGCCAAGTGACGTAGGGAAACTTAACAGAATCGTGATACCAAAACAACATGCCGACAAGTATTTTCCTTTGCAGAGTGGGATTGTTTCCAAGGGtgttttattgaattttgaggATAACATGGGAAAAGCATGGAGGTTTAGGTATTGTTACTGGAAGAGCAGTCAGAGTTATGTACTAACAAAAGGTTGGACAAGATTCGTGAAGGAAAAGAAGTTGAAAGCAGGAGATGCGGTAAGTTTTTGGCGATCCTTGGGGCCAAATACAAAGTTGTTCATAGGCCACAAGGCAGGAAACGTATCAAATTTAGAGGAGCAGCCAAACAGGGTAGTCCCCAGGGAAAACAGTGGGGTGATTAGGTTATTCGGTGTTAACATCTTAGAGACAAATGTGGCCGTCGTAAGTCGGAGGAGCAAGACCAAAGAAAAGAGCTTAGAATAG